Proteins found in one Trichoplusia ni isolate ovarian cell line Hi5 chromosome 14, tn1, whole genome shotgun sequence genomic segment:
- the LOC113500663 gene encoding uncharacterized protein LOC113500663, producing the protein MEFRRWHCYVIVNCFVLLQYLEAKTFSLNEAIAAESQLAEVSEPTLPPTLPAPTKRLSLLERLALKPKLKLKNLLNKKDYIEGKKKSPLKYRKAFRIKNPLRPKRLNLAQQAKYKRKNQAAKREINGNDKQQYIPLLKSLSMLFDNLLNSDASESREIKTKKFKRNRYYSGENEVPCDCASSNTGKTSAEPREKAITSAAPPSIEIAIDAADSAIAETAPAATYHPTPRNISTFRQHKDIPVLLTRDTPSPGRDNHGLSTRSGTTHHRHFERNITRDHGHHEHVAPLREKGFRTKSNETNTNGVARNGTSGFRYTRAPRLRITGVPAGGNTTGKGSETKSSNDSLRENRVETGRNETASPKPIPESFRRLRGFVPDDEISVLSESLQPEEIRKESNFSFANHSTSYKRIPDKNVTFTAEDTTVREGYETMKLEDLKVANHKESIKKNSPVVIIYDGYSVTRDKNGLNKYSETTIRIHSKQ; encoded by the exons ATGGAATTCCGACGATGGCACTGCTACGTgattgttaattgttttgttttattgcaat ATCTTGaagcaaaaacattttctttgaacGAAGCCATCGCTGCCGAGTCACAGTTAGCGGAAGTCTCAGAGCCAACACTTCCGCCGACTCTACCAG CACCTACAAAACGATTGTCACTGCTTGAGCGACTCGCGTTGAAACCGAAACTGAAGTTAAAGAAcctcttaaacaaaaaag ACTATATAGAAGGCAAGAAAAAATCTCCACTGAAATACAGAAAGGCATTCCGGATCAAAAACCCTTTAAGACCGAAAAGACTAAATCTAGCACAACAAGCaaaatacaaacgaaaaaaTCAGGCAGCGAAACGAGAAATCAATGGAAATGACAAACAACAGTATATCCCATTACTCAAAAGCCTTAGTATGCTGTTTGATAATCTACTCAATTCAGACGCAAGCGAGTCTCgcgaaatcaaaacaaagaaatttaaacGAAATCGATACTACTCCGGAGAAAATGAAGTCCCTTGCGATTGTGCATCATCCAATACTGGGAAAACAAGCGCAGAGCCGCGTGAAAAGGCAATTACTTCTGCCGCGCCTCCCTCGATTGAGATCGCGATTGATGCCGCTGATTCCGCCATTGCCGAGACTGCCCCCGCCGCGACCTATCATCCTACCCCTCGTAACATCAGCACTTTCCGACAGCATAAGGACATACCCGTACTACTTACAAGAGATACCCCTAGCCCTGGGCGAGACAATCATGGACTCAGTACGAGAAGCGGCACCACACATCACAGACACTTTGAGAGAAATATCACCCGGGATCATGGACATCATGAACATGTTGCCCCCCTCAGAGAGAaaggattccgtacaaaaagTAATGAAACGAATACCAACGGTGTTGCACGAAACGGTACAAGTGGCTTTAGATACACAAGAGCACCTAGACTACGAATCACCGGAGTACCAGCTGGAGGAAATACCACCGGTAAAGGCTCGGAAACCAAAAGCTCCAATGACAGCCTTAGAGAAAATCGGGTCGAGACTGGAAGAAACGAAACAGCGAGCCCAAAGCCTATACCAGAATCTTTTCGAAGGTTACGAGGATTCGTACCCGATGACGAAATCAGCGTACTCTCAGAATCCCTACAGCCCGAAGAAATTCGTAAAGAAAGCAACTTCAGTTTCGCAAACCATAGCACCAGTTATAAACGAATCCCTGACAAAAATGTCACATTTACCGCAGAAGATACAACAGTTCGTGAAGGATATGAAACAATGAAACTGGAAGATCTGAAAGTAGCCAATCATAAAGAGAGTATTAAGAAAAACTCACCAGTCGTGATCATTTATGATGGGTATAGTGTAACAAGAGACAAGAATGGACTGAATAAGTATTCTGAGACAACTATTCGAATTCATTCTAAGCAGTAA
- the LOC113500673 gene encoding signal recognition particle 19 kDa protein, translating into MAAMISSWGPEKKHSDVERWICIYPAYLNSKKTLAQGRKLPKANCVENPTHQEIRDVLVAAGLRVGVENKLYPREPSKELLYRGRIRVQLKNDDGSPVKPDLPTRDAVMKHIGDAIPKLKTRQNRPADQQATQTTQASHKSKGKKGRR; encoded by the exons ATGGCTGCTATGATAAGTTCGTGGGGCCCCGAGAAGAAACACAGCGATGTCGAAAG ATGGATATGCATATACCCAGCGTATCTGAACAGTAAGAAGACATTGGCGCAGGGCCGCAAGCTGCCCAAGGCCAACTGTGTGGAGAACCCCACTCACCAGGAGATCAGAGATGTTCTAGTGGCTGCAGGACTCAGGGTTGGGGTGGAGAACAAATTGTATCCCAGGGAACCTAGCAAG GAATTACTATACAGAGGTAGGATAAGGGTTCAGTTAAAGAACGATGATGGATCACCGGTCAAACCTGACTTACCTACTCGGGATGCTGTTATGAAGCACATTGGAGACGCTATCCCTAAGCTAAAGACTAGACAAAACAG ACCCGCAGACCAACAGGCTACTCAGACCACCCAAGCAAGTCACAAAAGCAAGGGAAAGAAAGGACGCCGATAG